In Flavobacterium sp. WV_118_3, one DNA window encodes the following:
- a CDS encoding chloride channel protein, which yields MKKTTRIKKNHRLIVLQKLIITSAVIGFLSALLGNTLKKITEHYEAIFFTLAQQHWLLYLLFPILGFSIIYFLRQTLFRKKENKGIKEIYESTESKNKNLPAYKVSSHFLNGLITVIFGGSTGIEVSTVVASAAIGSVVQQKENLFKRYKTQLICAGIASGITALFGSPFAGLIFAYEVISRKWSRSFLLTNGVAVAVAFAFTYFVDNQPLFNINVLPWHLHALPYMILLGMIAGVNAVYLNRCVLLFKKKFAEIDQHHFRIIIGAGLVSLALIVFPQLYGEGYHAVKELTLQSGNLTLTVSLAATLVFVILLKPIVTSLTLVSGGDGGVFAPSLFIGAFLGLLTASVLNTFFHANVLPINFMVIGMAAMLSASIHAPFTALFLVCEAIGDYTLFFPILMVCLISKTTAKFIYPYTVYSYSRV from the coding sequence ATGAAAAAAACAACCCGGATCAAAAAGAACCATCGTCTGATTGTTCTTCAAAAGTTGATCATCACATCTGCCGTTATCGGTTTTTTAAGTGCCTTACTTGGCAATACGCTCAAAAAAATAACGGAACATTACGAAGCTATTTTCTTTACACTGGCGCAACAACACTGGCTGTTGTATTTATTGTTCCCGATCTTGGGTTTTTCGATCATTTATTTTTTAAGGCAGACACTATTCCGCAAAAAGGAAAACAAAGGCATCAAGGAAATTTACGAGAGTACCGAATCCAAAAACAAAAACCTGCCGGCCTATAAAGTGAGTTCGCATTTCCTGAATGGACTGATCACGGTTATTTTTGGAGGATCAACCGGGATTGAGGTTTCTACCGTAGTGGCTTCGGCGGCTATCGGGTCGGTGGTTCAGCAAAAGGAAAATCTGTTTAAACGTTATAAAACACAACTCATTTGCGCCGGAATTGCTTCCGGAATCACCGCGCTTTTTGGTAGTCCGTTTGCCGGACTGATTTTCGCCTATGAGGTGATTTCCCGAAAATGGTCCCGATCGTTTTTACTGACCAATGGCGTTGCAGTAGCCGTCGCTTTTGCCTTTACGTATTTTGTAGACAATCAGCCCCTTTTTAATATTAACGTATTGCCCTGGCATTTGCATGCGCTTCCGTATATGATCCTCTTGGGAATGATCGCCGGAGTGAATGCCGTATATCTAAATCGTTGTGTCTTGCTTTTTAAAAAGAAATTCGCCGAAATTGATCAGCATCATTTTCGTATTATCATTGGCGCCGGATTGGTTAGTCTTGCCCTGATTGTTTTCCCGCAACTTTATGGCGAAGGCTATCACGCAGTAAAAGAACTGACGCTACAATCGGGCAATCTTACACTCACCGTATCGCTGGCCGCAACGTTGGTTTTTGTAATTTTACTAAAACCAATCGTTACCTCATTGACCCTGGTTTCCGGTGGCGATGGCGGTGTATTCGCACCGAGTTTGTTTATCGGTGCCTTTTTAGGCTTACTAACTGCCTCCGTTTTAAATACGTTTTTCCACGCCAATGTCTTACCAATTAATTTTATGGTTATTGGAATGGCAGCCATGTTAAGTGCCAGTATCCATGCTCCGTTTACCGCTTTATTTCTGGTTTGTGAAGCCATTGGCGATTATACGTTGTTTTTCCCGATCCTGATGGTTTGTCTGATATCGAAAACTACTGCTAAATTCATTTATCCATATACTGTTTACAGCTATTCCCGAGTTTAA
- a CDS encoding HPP family protein codes for MPTPKIKRNYRKARYVLYKETLIDYKEHFWAFLGSLVGLGIIAYFQYGLFTPQDYTFLIGSFGASCVLVYGVIQSPLAQPRNLVGGHLISALIGVTIQKLIPDILWISAPLAVSLSIVLMQITKTLHPPGGATALIAVTGSPQIKELGYWYVVSPVLTGALVLLVVALLFNNMTSNRQYPTHPKFTHFKKSIISRLKP; via the coding sequence ATGCCTACTCCTAAAATCAAACGCAATTACCGTAAAGCCCGTTATGTGCTTTACAAAGAAACCTTAATCGATTATAAAGAACATTTTTGGGCTTTCCTCGGATCGTTGGTCGGATTGGGGATTATTGCCTACTTCCAATACGGTTTGTTTACTCCTCAGGATTATACCTTCCTGATTGGTTCTTTTGGTGCGTCATGCGTACTGGTTTACGGCGTGATTCAGAGTCCGCTGGCACAACCGCGCAATCTGGTAGGTGGTCATCTTATTTCCGCACTGATCGGTGTTACCATACAAAAACTGATTCCGGATATTTTATGGATTTCGGCTCCTTTAGCTGTTTCCCTGTCGATTGTGCTCATGCAAATCACCAAAACACTACATCCACCCGGAGGCGCCACAGCATTAATCGCGGTTACCGGTTCGCCTCAGATTAAGGAACTCGGTTACTGGTATGTGGTTTCGCCGGTGTTAACAGGAGCACTGGTATTGCTGGTAGTGGCACTCCTCTTTAACAATATGACCTCCAACCGACAGTATCCTACGCATCCGAAGTTTACTCATTTTAAGAAAAGCATCATCAGCCGGTTAAAACCTTAA
- a CDS encoding VOC family protein: MLSLNKIHHIAVICSDYTVSKHFYTEILGLTVLQEVYRSERQSYKLDLAINGNYCLELFSFPDPPQRPSRPEAAGLRHLAFEVDDIVATQHYLSERKIETEAIRIDEYTGKRFFFIADPDDLPIEFYEK; encoded by the coding sequence ATGTTATCGCTTAACAAAATTCACCACATTGCCGTTATCTGTTCGGACTATACCGTTTCCAAACATTTCTATACCGAAATTTTAGGATTAACCGTACTTCAGGAAGTATACCGAAGCGAACGCCAATCGTACAAACTGGATCTGGCGATTAACGGAAATTATTGCCTCGAACTTTTTTCTTTTCCCGATCCGCCGCAACGTCCTTCCCGACCGGAAGCTGCCGGATTACGCCATCTGGCTTTTGAAGTCGACGATATTGTCGCCACACAACACTATCTTTCCGAACGTAAAATCGAAACCGAAGCCATCCGCATCGATGAATATACCGGAAAGCGCTTTTTCTTTATCGCCGATCCGGACGATCTTCCGATCGAATTCTACGAAAAATAA